From one Bacteroides intestinalis DSM 17393 genomic stretch:
- a CDS encoding 1-deoxy-D-xylulose-5-phosphate reductoisomerase, with product MKKQIAILGSTGSIGTQALQVIEEQSDQYEAYVLTANNRVEELIAQARKFKPEAVVIANETKYAQLKEALADLPIKVYAGTDAICQIVEDSEIDIVLTAMVGYAGLKPTMNAIRARKPIALANKETLVVAGELINDMARLSGTPILPVDSEHSAVFQCLAGELGNPIEKVILTASGGPFRNCTMEQLATVTKAQALKHPNWDMGAKITIDSASMMNKGFEVIEAKWLFGVRPDQIEVVVHPQSIIHSMVQFEDGAVKAQLGMPDMRLPIQYAFSYPHRLKASFPRLDFKMCTNLTFEQPDTTRFRNLALAYEALHKGGNMPCIVNAANEVVVAAFLRDEISFLGMSDVIEKAMSIVSFVAKPEYEDYVATDAMTRRIAQELIK from the coding sequence ATGAAAAAACAAATTGCTATACTCGGTTCTACCGGCTCCATAGGTACGCAGGCATTACAGGTGATTGAAGAACAATCCGACCAGTACGAAGCGTATGTGCTGACCGCCAACAACCGTGTAGAAGAACTCATTGCCCAAGCTCGGAAATTCAAGCCTGAAGCGGTAGTTATAGCCAACGAAACGAAATATGCCCAACTGAAAGAAGCCCTCGCCGATCTGCCTATCAAAGTATATGCAGGAACGGATGCTATCTGCCAAATTGTGGAAGACTCGGAAATTGACATCGTACTGACTGCGATGGTAGGTTATGCCGGACTGAAACCAACCATGAATGCTATTCGTGCCCGTAAACCCATCGCTCTTGCCAACAAGGAGACGCTTGTTGTGGCAGGTGAGCTGATTAACGATATGGCACGCCTATCCGGTACACCTATATTACCGGTAGATTCCGAACATTCAGCCGTTTTCCAATGTTTAGCGGGGGAACTCGGCAATCCGATAGAGAAGGTGATCCTTACGGCATCCGGTGGCCCGTTCCGCAATTGCACAATGGAACAACTGGCTACGGTAACCAAAGCCCAAGCCTTGAAACACCCTAATTGGGATATGGGAGCGAAGATCACAATTGATTCCGCTTCAATGATGAACAAAGGGTTCGAGGTGATAGAAGCAAAATGGTTATTCGGTGTTCGTCCAGATCAGATTGAAGTGGTAGTACATCCGCAATCTATTATACATTCGATGGTGCAGTTTGAAGACGGTGCAGTAAAAGCACAATTGGGTATGCCGGATATGCGTCTGCCTATTCAGTATGCATTCTCTTATCCGCACCGCCTGAAGGCTTCATTTCCCCGGTTAGATTTCAAGATGTGCACAAACCTGACATTCGAACAACCGGATACTACCCGTTTCCGTAATCTGGCTTTGGCTTACGAAGCTTTGCATAAAGGCGGAAATATGCCTTGTATCGTGAATGCAGCTAATGAAGTGGTAGTTGCCGCTTTCCTGCGGGATGAGATTTCATTCCTCGGCATGAGTGATGTGATAGAGAAAGCAATGTCTATCGTATCATTTGTGGCAAAACCGGAATATGAAGACTATGTAGCTACGGATGCGATGACACGCCGTATTGCACAAGAACTTATAAAGTGA
- the rseP gene encoding RIP metalloprotease RseP, whose translation METFLIRALQLVMSLSLLVIVHEGGHFLFARLFKTRVEKFCLFFDPWFTLFKFKPKNSDTEYGIGWLPLGGYVKIAGMIDESMDTEQMKQPMQPWEFRAKPAWQRLLIMIGGVLFNFILALFIYSMILFTWGDEYVPVQKAPLGMEFNETAKAIGFRDGDVLISADGVPFERYGGDMLTSVVDARQVTVRRDGQEVSVYIPENFMERLLADSVRFASFRYPYVIDSICANRPAALAGLQAGDSIMQLDGKNIAYFDFKEEMLRRQKADSASHYITLTYARAGVIDTITFATDSIYEIGAVVRTATNQLLPVVKKEYSFLASFPAGAALGVQTLKGYVGQMKYLFSKEGAKQLGGFGTIGSIFPATWDWHQFWYMTAFLSIILAFMNILPIPALDGGHVLFLIYEIVARRKPSDKFMERAQMVGMFLLFGLLLWANFNDILRFLF comes from the coding sequence ATGGAAACATTTTTGATTCGTGCCCTGCAACTCGTTATGAGCCTTTCGTTGCTCGTTATCGTTCATGAGGGAGGGCACTTCCTCTTCGCCCGTCTTTTCAAGACACGGGTAGAAAAGTTTTGTTTGTTCTTCGACCCTTGGTTTACCCTGTTCAAGTTCAAGCCGAAAAATAGTGATACGGAATATGGTATTGGTTGGCTGCCGTTAGGTGGTTATGTAAAGATAGCAGGTATGATAGATGAGTCTATGGATACCGAACAGATGAAACAGCCAATGCAACCGTGGGAGTTCCGGGCCAAACCGGCATGGCAACGGTTGTTAATCATGATAGGTGGTGTATTGTTCAATTTCATATTGGCATTATTCATCTATTCTATGATACTTTTTACTTGGGGAGATGAATACGTACCGGTACAAAAGGCCCCGCTGGGTATGGAATTCAACGAAACGGCAAAAGCTATCGGTTTCCGTGACGGTGACGTACTGATATCTGCTGATGGTGTACCCTTTGAACGTTACGGTGGTGACATGCTGACAAGCGTTGTCGATGCCCGCCAAGTAACAGTACGCCGTGATGGGCAAGAGGTATCCGTTTATATTCCTGAGAATTTCATGGAGCGTCTGCTGGCTGACAGTGTACGTTTTGCCTCATTCCGCTATCCATATGTTATTGATAGTATTTGTGCCAACCGTCCTGCTGCCCTTGCCGGCCTGCAAGCGGGTGACAGTATTATGCAATTGGACGGAAAGAACATTGCTTATTTCGATTTCAAAGAAGAGATGTTACGCCGTCAGAAAGCGGATTCTGCTTCTCATTATATCACATTGACTTATGCACGTGCCGGAGTGATAGATACCATAACTTTTGCTACAGATTCAATCTATGAGATAGGTGCAGTGGTACGTACGGCAACCAATCAGTTACTGCCGGTTGTAAAGAAAGAATATAGTTTTCTGGCCTCTTTCCCCGCTGGTGCAGCATTGGGAGTACAAACGCTGAAAGGCTATGTAGGACAGATGAAATATCTCTTCTCTAAAGAAGGTGCCAAGCAATTGGGTGGCTTCGGAACTATCGGAAGCATCTTTCCTGCTACATGGGATTGGCATCAGTTCTGGTACATGACAGCATTCCTTTCTATTATCCTCGCCTTCATGAATATTCTGCCTATTCCGGCACTGGATGGCGGACATGTACTATTCCTTATCTATGAGATTGTAGCTCGTCGCAAACCAAGTGATAAGTTTATGGAACGTGCGCAAATGGTGGGTATGTTCCTGTTATTCGGATTGCTGCTTTGGGCAAACTTTAATGATATTCTGCGGTTCCTGTTCTAA
- a CDS encoding diaminopimelate dehydrogenase, giving the protein MKKVRAAIVGYGNIGQYVLEALQAAPDFEIAGVVRRAGAENRPAELSEYPVVKNIKELEGVDVAILCTPTRSVETYAKEILALGINTVDSFDIHTGIVDLRRTLSASAKEHNAVSIISAGWDPGSDSIVRTLLEAIAPKGITYTNFGPGMSMGHTVAVKAIDGVKAALSMTIPTGTGIHRRMVYIELKDGYEFDKVSAAIKADPYFVNDETHVKLVPSVDALLDMGHGVNLTRKGVSGKTQNQLFEFNMRINNPALTAQVLVCVARASMRQQPGCYTMVEVPVIDLLPGDREEWIGHLV; this is encoded by the coding sequence ATGAAAAAAGTAAGAGCAGCCATTGTTGGCTATGGCAATATCGGGCAATACGTGCTCGAAGCGTTGCAAGCGGCTCCCGACTTTGAAATTGCCGGTGTAGTACGCCGAGCCGGAGCTGAAAACCGTCCCGCAGAACTGAGTGAATACCCTGTTGTAAAGAATATCAAGGAATTGGAAGGCGTTGATGTTGCAATTCTTTGTACACCAACCCGCAGTGTAGAGACTTATGCCAAAGAAATCCTTGCACTTGGCATCAATACGGTTGACAGCTTCGATATTCATACCGGTATTGTAGATTTGCGTCGCACACTGTCTGCTTCTGCAAAAGAGCATAATGCAGTTTCTATTATTTCTGCAGGTTGGGATCCGGGAAGCGACTCTATCGTACGTACTCTGTTGGAAGCGATTGCTCCGAAAGGAATTACTTATACAAACTTTGGTCCTGGAATGAGTATGGGACATACAGTAGCTGTAAAAGCTATTGATGGTGTAAAGGCTGCTCTTTCCATGACTATTCCTACCGGAACAGGTATTCACCGCCGTATGGTTTATATCGAATTGAAAGACGGTTATGAGTTTGATAAAGTATCTGCTGCCATCAAGGCAGATCCATATTTTGTGAATGATGAGACACATGTGAAATTAGTTCCCAGCGTAGATGCTTTGCTTGACATGGGACATGGTGTAAACCTCACTCGTAAAGGAGTTTCCGGTAAAACTCAGAATCAATTGTTTGAGTTCAATATGCGCATTAATAACCCTGCACTTACTGCTCAGGTATTGGTTTGTGTAGCTCGCGCTTCCATGCGTCAACAACCAGGTTGTTACACTATGGTAGAGGTTCCGGTTATTGATCTTTTGCCGGGAGATCGTGAAGAGTGGATCGGACATTTAGTGTAA